One window of the Micropterus dolomieu isolate WLL.071019.BEF.003 ecotype Adirondacks linkage group LG08, ASM2129224v1, whole genome shotgun sequence genome contains the following:
- the LOC123975631 gene encoding uncharacterized protein LOC123975631 isoform X3, translating into MASLPASVVQLAQQLIKSPSLKEMAQNLAVNVVVQSGAPNRYELLAWVNESLQTGFTKVEQICTGAAFCQLMDWLFPGSLDLCRVRFQSNKTVDFIHNYSLLQAAFRKVRVVHDIPIEELMKRNSLVALTFLQWFKLFFDQNNKGREYHALEARGGQSMVPDSDSSQTSHQKLEIILKVDGQAVEEPRNEKPRANLNRKAEVVVFISDDEDDVVDVTMEQKPEKMETQVKEECPQPQKTMKVEQAEAAVDKGNQGSGSYSSDTLLHFIRRYWSVSADSSTDPSVPTILSPIHPRDIILACYDTPYCLYLYTGVELGEGQSTSVILIGYFDQSAGVNVVRLLHTLEMNSDTDAQSLIQTLKKCGLPLPNLAVFYCNSPNVEANQAFVAQLKAFNPGLISLCGLSGIAGRASQAALSASFHSVVDLVRDIHHHYSTFSSVNDSLKELFADAEPYNPSCSISAQCLFIINTVQKMVSSWRDVVDYFKSLRQAEDTDRIRTQLMSHKVKLQFLFLSHTLEPLRALQELQQDGKAEVAVELQLTSMLVHSYAASLLQPSVAECFLRNRELHVLHNEMKLLPTSEVNVGSRAREFLWATAVVDLGDHERREFLKDAASFYKAALQSIVESIPKQLGDVALRNIGKVLKHPENINDNKLSRLVLLELGDQLGLCEAGTPEQRQLAYDYASVVKTAKEEQTSGTGHCWAKMLRGIRPYSTLHRLLLTVLALPSSLCRTQVFAKAFNTPSILHERKETSIASSQPGRWTGRPRICRRKPVKARNGYKKKEEEAGENSSEESDGYVAKTRLNIPSQHYSSTEDSANTRLNIPSQHYSSTEDSDYTDNSSDVVDLTEDFKVRRHNRVIEAESDSPPQAETVVIVSDDDDVMVSTSTPSNSTELLDAAGELVWGQVEGFTPWPAVIVPCRGEVELPGKRMVEWYGQRMSSQVSLEELKPFGAFAQHFSANSFAILVTYREAIFLSLQEAALRCKKQFSPRLEDRDELLKQMLDWAFGGFEPTGPGGFIQGATTNGVTKTTNNRPKVMKKLFPQAKSSPHSFGSPHSMSSKSSIISAELKEVAISLNRLSCDSLEKSSHRGGGRKTTWEDRFDIAGKGSKGVIKEKGSRGGWTAERWKQGKGGWEGEKDDWGVGKGKGGWKGGKSLKKKIDGFDDDMSPDFVPHKKRTYTKVYNKVNQATSVYTQPDQKLREKTIRKIMDMKLDIEGFCLCCGTDKVEVSHPLFKGSLCLDCKNNLTETLYRYDEDGYQSYCTICCYGLEVILCGNNSCCRSYCADCMNILVSPGTFDSLKLLDPWICCLCQPHRPHGALIPRKDWSIRVQELFANNSAMEFLISLILPCWHFTDLLQRNTAPLAIRSPIGDLK; encoded by the exons ATGGCTTCTCTTCCGGCCAGTGTGGTACAACTTGCACAGCAGCTGATCAAAA GTCCGTCCCTTAAGGAGATGGCACAGAATTTGGCAGTGAACGTAGTTGTGCAATCAGGGGCACCAAATCGATATGAGCTGCTAGCTTGGGTCAATGAATCTTTACAGACGGGTTTCACCAAGGTGGAGCAGATATGCACAG GTGCAGCCTTTTGCCAGCTGATGGACTGGTTGTTTCCTGGGTCCCTGGACCTTTGCAGGGTCCGGTtccaaagcaacaaaacagtGGACTTTATCCACAACTACAGTTTACTGCAAGCTGCGTTCAGAAAAGTCAGAGTGGTCCAT GACATCCCCATTGAGGAGCTGATGAAGAGGAACTCCTTAGTGGCTCTGACCTTCCTGCAGTGGTTTAAGCTGTTCTTTGACCAGAACAATAAAGGCAGGGAGTACCATGCCCTGGAGGCCAGAGGCGGACAGAGTATGGTTCCTGACTCAG ATTCCTCCCAGACCTCTCATCAGAAACTGGAGATTATTTTGAAGGTGGATGGCCAAGCAGTGGAAGAACCGAGAAACGAAAAACCAAGAGCAAACTTGAACCGGAAGGCCGAAGTGGTAGTTTTTATATCTGACGACGAGGATGATGTGGTGGATGTGACGATGGAGCAGAAACCGGAGAAAATGGAGACACAAGTGAAAGAAGAGTGTCCACAGCCACAGAAGACAATGAAGGTGGAGCAAGCTGAAGCAGCAGTGGACAAGGGAAATCAAGGGAGTGGGTCCTACAGCAGTGATACTTTATTGCACTTCATCAGAAGATACTGGAGTGTCAGTGCTGACTCGAGTACAGACCCTTCAGTCCCTACCATCCTGAGTCCAATCCACCCTAGAGACATCATTCTGGCCTGCTATGACACGCCGTACTGCCTCTACCTGTATACGGGGGTAGAGCTGGGTGAAGGACAGAGCACAAGTGTCATCCTGATTGGCTACTTTGACCAGAGCGCAGGGGTCAATGTGGTGAGGCTGCTGCACACTCTGGAGATGAACTCTGACACTGATGCACAATCTCTGATTCAGACGCTAAAGAAGTGTGGACTTCCTCTGCCCAACCTTGCTGTGTTCTACTGTAACTCTCCAAACGTGGAGGCGAACCAGGCTTTTGTAGCCCAGCTCAAGGCTTTCAACCCTGGGTTGATATCACTCTGCGGCCTCTCTGGGATTGCAGGAAGAGCCAGCCAGGCTGCACTCTCGGCCTCCTTTCACTCGGTAGTTGACCTGGTTAGAGACATCCACCATCACTACTCCACCTTCTCCTCCGTCAATGACAGCCTGAAAGAGCTATTTGCTGATGCAGAGCCTTATAACCCATCGTGTTCTATCTCTGCACAGTGTTTATTTATCATCAACACTGTGCAGAAGATGGTCAGCAGCTGGAGGGATGTAGTGGACTATTTTAAGTCACTGAGACAAGCAGAGGATACTGACCGGATCAGAACCCAGCTGATGAGTCATAAAGTCAAGCTGCAGTTCCTGTTCCTCTCCCACACTTTGGAGCCCCTCCGAGCTCTCCAAGAATTGCAGCAGGACGGAAAAGCAGAGGTGGCTGTGGAGCTCCAGCTGACCTCCATGCTGGTTCACTCCTACGCAGCCAGTCTCCTCCAGCCCTCTGTCGCTGAGTGCTTTCTCAGGAACCGAGAACTGCATGTGCTACACAATGAGATGAAGCTACTCCCCACTTCTGAGGTGAACGTAGGTTCTCGTGCCAGAGAGTTCCTGTGGGCCACCGCTGTCGTGGATCTGGGGGATCACGAGAGGAGGGAATTCCTAAAGGACGCGGCGTCTTTCTATAAAGCAGCCCTACAGAGTATAGTAGAAAGTATTCCTAAGCAGCTCGGAGATGTGGCACTGAGGAATATCGGCAAAGTTTTGAAACATCCTGAAAATATCAAT GATAATAAATTATCCAGGCTTGTGCTGTTAGAGTTGGGGGATCAGCTGGGTCTGTGTGAAGCTGGGACTCCAGAACAACGTCAGCTGGCATACGACTATGCCAGTGTCGTCAAGACGGCAAAGGAGGAACAGACGAGTGGAACAGGTCACTGCTGGGCAAAG ATGTTGCGCGGCATTAGGCCGTACTCTACTCTGCATAGACTCCTCCTGACTGTCCTGGCCCTGCCGAGCTCCCTATGCAGGACGCAGGTGTTTGCTAAG GCTTTCAACACCCCCAGTATCCTTCATGAAAGGAAAGAAACCTCCATAGCCTCATCTCAACCAGGCAGGTGGACAGGAAGACCCCGCATCTGTAGAAGAAAACCTGTCAAGGCAAGAAATGGTTataagaagaaagaagaagaagctggagAGAATTCATCAGAAGAAAGTGATGGTTATGTGGCCAAAACCCGTCTAA ATATTCCATCGCAACACTACAGCAGTACGGAGGACTCGGCCAACACCCGTCTAAATATTCCATCGCAACACTACAGCAGTACGGAGGACTCAGACTACACAGACAATTCCTCTG atGTGGTTGATCTCACAGAAGACTTCAAAGTACGTCGGCACAACAGGGTGATAGAAGCAGAAA GTGATAGCCCTCCACAGGCGGAGACTGTGGTTATTGTGAGCGATGATGATGACGTCATGGTTTCAACAAGCACACCATCCAACTCAACAGAACTGCTG GATGCGGCGGGGGAGCTGGTCTGGGGTCAGGTGGAGGGCTTCACTCCCTGGCCAGCCGTCATTGTACCGTGCAGGGGAGAGGTTGAACTTCCAGGGAAGAGGATGGTGGAGTGGTACGGACAGCGAATGTCCTCTCAG GTCAGTTTGGAGGAACTGAAACCATTCGGTGCCTTCGCCCAGCACTTCAGCGCTAACTCCTTTGCCATCCTCGTCACCTACCGAGAAGCCATCTTCTTGTCCCTGCag GAGGCGGCTCTGCGTTGTAAGAAGCAGTTTTCTCCACGTCTTGAGGACAGAGATGAGCTGCTGAAACAGATGTTAGACTGGGCCTTTGGAGGCTTTGAACCCACTGGGCCAGGCGGATTCATACAAGGGGCTACAACAAATG GTGtaactaaaacaacaaataacagaCCAAAGGTGATGAAGAAACTTTTCCCGCAAGCCAAATCTTCTCCTCACTCCTTCGGCTCGCCCCACTCGATGAGCAGCAAGAGCAGTATCATCAGCGCTGAGCTGAAAGAGGTGGCTATCTCTTTAAACAGACTGTCGTGCGACTCCTTAGAAAAGTCCTCCCACAGAGGTGGAGGCAGAAAAACTACGTGGGAGGACAGATTTGATATAGCGGGAAAAGGCTCTAAAGGAGTCATAAAGGAGAAGGGATCCAGAGGAGGGTGGACAGCAGAGAGGTGGAAACAAGGGAAGGGGGgatgggagggagagaaagatgaCTGGGGAGTAGGCAAGGGCAAGGGAGGGTGGAAAGGGGGAAAGAGTCTGAAGAAGAAGATCGATGGATTCGATGATGACATGTCACCAGACTTTGTGCCACACAAGAAGAGGACCTACACCAAAGTTTACAATAAGGTCAACCAGGCAACCAGCGTTTACACCCAGCCGGACCAAAAACTCAGAG AAAAGACCATTCGTAAGATCATGGATATGAAACTGGACATTGAAG gcttctgtttgtgttgtggaACTGACAAAGTTGAAGTGTCCCACCCTCTATTTAAAGGCAGCCTCTGCTTGGATTGTAAA aATAACTTAACAGAAACTCTGTATCGTTACGATGAAGATGGATATCAGTCCTACTGCACCATCTGCTGCTATGGACTGGAGGTCATACTGTGTGGCAACAATAGCTGCTGCAG ATCTTATTGTGCGGACTGTATGAACATCCTCGTCAGTCCGGGGACGTTTGATTCCTTAAAGCTGCTGGACCCGTGGATCTGCTGCTTGTGTCAGCCTCATCGACCCCACGGCGCTCTGATTCCCAGAAAGGACTGGAGCATTCGTGTTCAGGAATTATTCGCCAACAACAGCGCCATGGAGTTT ctaataagcctgattcttccatgctggcatttcactgacttgcTGCAACGTAACACCGCCCCCCTGGCGATCAGGTCACCAATCGgtgatctcaagtag
- the LOC123975631 gene encoding uncharacterized protein LOC123975631 isoform X4: MASLPASVVQLAQQLIKSPSLKEMAQNLAVNVVVQSGAPNRYELLAWVNESLQTGFTKVEQICTGAAFCQLMDWLFPGSLDLCRVRFQSNKTVDFIHNYSLLQAAFRKVRVVHDIPIEELMKRNSLVALTFLQWFKLFFDQNNKGREYHALEARGGQSMVPDSDSSQTSHQKLEIILKVDGQAVEEPRNEKPRANLNRKAEVVVFISDDEDDVVDVTMEQKPEKMETQVKEECPQPQKTMKVEQAEAAVDKGNQGSGSYSSDTLLHFIRRYWSVSADSSTDPSVPTILSPIHPRDIILACYDTPYCLYLYTGVELGEGQSTSVILIGYFDQSAGVNVVRLLHTLEMNSDTDAQSLIQTLKKCGLPLPNLAVFYCNSPNVEANQAFVAQLKAFNPGLISLCGLSGIAGRASQAALSASFHSVVDLVRDIHHHYSTFSSVNDSLKELFADAEPYNPSCSISAQCLFIINTVQKMVSSWRDVVDYFKSLRQAEDTDRIRTQLMSHKVKLQFLFLSHTLEPLRALQELQQDGKAEVAVELQLTSMLVHSYAASLLQPSVAECFLRNRELHVLHNEMKLLPTSEVNVGSRAREFLWATAVVDLGDHERREFLKDAASFYKAALQSIVESIPKQLGDVALRNIGKVLKHPENINDNKLSRLVLLELGDQLGLCEAGTPEQRQLAYDYASVVKTAKEEQTSGTGHCWAKMLRGIRPYSTLHRLLLTVLALPSSLCRTQVFAKAFNTPSILHERKETSIASSQPGRWTGRPRICRRKPVKARNGYKKKEEEAGENSSEESDGYVAKTRLNIPSQHYSSKEDSANTRLNIPSQHYSSTEDSDYTDNSSDVVDLTEDFKVRRHNRVIEAESDSPPQAETVVIVSDDDDVMVSTSTPSNSTELLDAAGELVWGQVEGFTPWPAVIVPCRGEVELPGKRMVEWYGQRMSSQVSLEELKPFGAFAQHFSANSFAILVTYREAIFLSLQEAALRCKKQFSPRLEDRDELLKQMLDWAFGGFEPTGPGGFIQGATTNGVTKTTNNRPKVMKKLFPQAKSSPHSFGSPHSMSSKSSIISAELKEVAISLNRLSCDSLEKSSHRGGGRKTTWEDRFDIAGKGSKGVIKEKGSRGGWTAERWKQGKGGWEGEKDDWGVGKGKGGWKGGKSLKKKIDGFDDDMSPDFVPHKKRTYTKVYNKVNQATSVYTQPDQKLREKTIRKIMDMKLDIEGFCLCCGTDKVEVSHPLFKGSLCLDCKNNLTETLYRYDEDGYQSYCTICCYGLEVILCGNNSCCRSYCADCMNILVSPGTFDSLKLLDPWICCLCQPHRPHGALIPRKDWSIRVQELFANNSAMEFLISLILPCWHFTDLLQRNTAPLAIRSPIGDLK; this comes from the exons ATGGCTTCTCTTCCGGCCAGTGTGGTACAACTTGCACAGCAGCTGATCAAAA GTCCGTCCCTTAAGGAGATGGCACAGAATTTGGCAGTGAACGTAGTTGTGCAATCAGGGGCACCAAATCGATATGAGCTGCTAGCTTGGGTCAATGAATCTTTACAGACGGGTTTCACCAAGGTGGAGCAGATATGCACAG GTGCAGCCTTTTGCCAGCTGATGGACTGGTTGTTTCCTGGGTCCCTGGACCTTTGCAGGGTCCGGTtccaaagcaacaaaacagtGGACTTTATCCACAACTACAGTTTACTGCAAGCTGCGTTCAGAAAAGTCAGAGTGGTCCAT GACATCCCCATTGAGGAGCTGATGAAGAGGAACTCCTTAGTGGCTCTGACCTTCCTGCAGTGGTTTAAGCTGTTCTTTGACCAGAACAATAAAGGCAGGGAGTACCATGCCCTGGAGGCCAGAGGCGGACAGAGTATGGTTCCTGACTCAG ATTCCTCCCAGACCTCTCATCAGAAACTGGAGATTATTTTGAAGGTGGATGGCCAAGCAGTGGAAGAACCGAGAAACGAAAAACCAAGAGCAAACTTGAACCGGAAGGCCGAAGTGGTAGTTTTTATATCTGACGACGAGGATGATGTGGTGGATGTGACGATGGAGCAGAAACCGGAGAAAATGGAGACACAAGTGAAAGAAGAGTGTCCACAGCCACAGAAGACAATGAAGGTGGAGCAAGCTGAAGCAGCAGTGGACAAGGGAAATCAAGGGAGTGGGTCCTACAGCAGTGATACTTTATTGCACTTCATCAGAAGATACTGGAGTGTCAGTGCTGACTCGAGTACAGACCCTTCAGTCCCTACCATCCTGAGTCCAATCCACCCTAGAGACATCATTCTGGCCTGCTATGACACGCCGTACTGCCTCTACCTGTATACGGGGGTAGAGCTGGGTGAAGGACAGAGCACAAGTGTCATCCTGATTGGCTACTTTGACCAGAGCGCAGGGGTCAATGTGGTGAGGCTGCTGCACACTCTGGAGATGAACTCTGACACTGATGCACAATCTCTGATTCAGACGCTAAAGAAGTGTGGACTTCCTCTGCCCAACCTTGCTGTGTTCTACTGTAACTCTCCAAACGTGGAGGCGAACCAGGCTTTTGTAGCCCAGCTCAAGGCTTTCAACCCTGGGTTGATATCACTCTGCGGCCTCTCTGGGATTGCAGGAAGAGCCAGCCAGGCTGCACTCTCGGCCTCCTTTCACTCGGTAGTTGACCTGGTTAGAGACATCCACCATCACTACTCCACCTTCTCCTCCGTCAATGACAGCCTGAAAGAGCTATTTGCTGATGCAGAGCCTTATAACCCATCGTGTTCTATCTCTGCACAGTGTTTATTTATCATCAACACTGTGCAGAAGATGGTCAGCAGCTGGAGGGATGTAGTGGACTATTTTAAGTCACTGAGACAAGCAGAGGATACTGACCGGATCAGAACCCAGCTGATGAGTCATAAAGTCAAGCTGCAGTTCCTGTTCCTCTCCCACACTTTGGAGCCCCTCCGAGCTCTCCAAGAATTGCAGCAGGACGGAAAAGCAGAGGTGGCTGTGGAGCTCCAGCTGACCTCCATGCTGGTTCACTCCTACGCAGCCAGTCTCCTCCAGCCCTCTGTCGCTGAGTGCTTTCTCAGGAACCGAGAACTGCATGTGCTACACAATGAGATGAAGCTACTCCCCACTTCTGAGGTGAACGTAGGTTCTCGTGCCAGAGAGTTCCTGTGGGCCACCGCTGTCGTGGATCTGGGGGATCACGAGAGGAGGGAATTCCTAAAGGACGCGGCGTCTTTCTATAAAGCAGCCCTACAGAGTATAGTAGAAAGTATTCCTAAGCAGCTCGGAGATGTGGCACTGAGGAATATCGGCAAAGTTTTGAAACATCCTGAAAATATCAAT GATAATAAATTATCCAGGCTTGTGCTGTTAGAGTTGGGGGATCAGCTGGGTCTGTGTGAAGCTGGGACTCCAGAACAACGTCAGCTGGCATACGACTATGCCAGTGTCGTCAAGACGGCAAAGGAGGAACAGACGAGTGGAACAGGTCACTGCTGGGCAAAG ATGTTGCGCGGCATTAGGCCGTACTCTACTCTGCATAGACTCCTCCTGACTGTCCTGGCCCTGCCGAGCTCCCTATGCAGGACGCAGGTGTTTGCTAAG GCTTTCAACACCCCCAGTATCCTTCATGAAAGGAAAGAAACCTCCATAGCCTCATCTCAACCAGGCAGGTGGACAGGAAGACCCCGCATCTGTAGAAGAAAACCTGTCAAGGCAAGAAATGGTTataagaagaaagaagaagaagctggagAGAATTCATCAGAAGAAAGTGATGGTTATGTGGCCAAAACCCGTCTAAATATTCCATCGCAACACTACAGCAGTAAGGAG GACTCGGCCAACACCCGTCTAAATATTCCATCGCAACACTACAGCAGTACGGAGGACTCAGACTACACAGACAATTCCTCTG atGTGGTTGATCTCACAGAAGACTTCAAAGTACGTCGGCACAACAGGGTGATAGAAGCAGAAA GTGATAGCCCTCCACAGGCGGAGACTGTGGTTATTGTGAGCGATGATGATGACGTCATGGTTTCAACAAGCACACCATCCAACTCAACAGAACTGCTG GATGCGGCGGGGGAGCTGGTCTGGGGTCAGGTGGAGGGCTTCACTCCCTGGCCAGCCGTCATTGTACCGTGCAGGGGAGAGGTTGAACTTCCAGGGAAGAGGATGGTGGAGTGGTACGGACAGCGAATGTCCTCTCAG GTCAGTTTGGAGGAACTGAAACCATTCGGTGCCTTCGCCCAGCACTTCAGCGCTAACTCCTTTGCCATCCTCGTCACCTACCGAGAAGCCATCTTCTTGTCCCTGCag GAGGCGGCTCTGCGTTGTAAGAAGCAGTTTTCTCCACGTCTTGAGGACAGAGATGAGCTGCTGAAACAGATGTTAGACTGGGCCTTTGGAGGCTTTGAACCCACTGGGCCAGGCGGATTCATACAAGGGGCTACAACAAATG GTGtaactaaaacaacaaataacagaCCAAAGGTGATGAAGAAACTTTTCCCGCAAGCCAAATCTTCTCCTCACTCCTTCGGCTCGCCCCACTCGATGAGCAGCAAGAGCAGTATCATCAGCGCTGAGCTGAAAGAGGTGGCTATCTCTTTAAACAGACTGTCGTGCGACTCCTTAGAAAAGTCCTCCCACAGAGGTGGAGGCAGAAAAACTACGTGGGAGGACAGATTTGATATAGCGGGAAAAGGCTCTAAAGGAGTCATAAAGGAGAAGGGATCCAGAGGAGGGTGGACAGCAGAGAGGTGGAAACAAGGGAAGGGGGgatgggagggagagaaagatgaCTGGGGAGTAGGCAAGGGCAAGGGAGGGTGGAAAGGGGGAAAGAGTCTGAAGAAGAAGATCGATGGATTCGATGATGACATGTCACCAGACTTTGTGCCACACAAGAAGAGGACCTACACCAAAGTTTACAATAAGGTCAACCAGGCAACCAGCGTTTACACCCAGCCGGACCAAAAACTCAGAG AAAAGACCATTCGTAAGATCATGGATATGAAACTGGACATTGAAG gcttctgtttgtgttgtggaACTGACAAAGTTGAAGTGTCCCACCCTCTATTTAAAGGCAGCCTCTGCTTGGATTGTAAA aATAACTTAACAGAAACTCTGTATCGTTACGATGAAGATGGATATCAGTCCTACTGCACCATCTGCTGCTATGGACTGGAGGTCATACTGTGTGGCAACAATAGCTGCTGCAG ATCTTATTGTGCGGACTGTATGAACATCCTCGTCAGTCCGGGGACGTTTGATTCCTTAAAGCTGCTGGACCCGTGGATCTGCTGCTTGTGTCAGCCTCATCGACCCCACGGCGCTCTGATTCCCAGAAAGGACTGGAGCATTCGTGTTCAGGAATTATTCGCCAACAACAGCGCCATGGAGTTT ctaataagcctgattcttccatgctggcatttcactgacttgcTGCAACGTAACACCGCCCCCCTGGCGATCAGGTCACCAATCGgtgatctcaagtag